Below is a window of Planctomycetes bacterium MalM25 DNA.
GACGAAGTCGAGCGTGCTCTTGGAGTCCTGCTGCAACAGCTCGATCCGTCGGGTGAGCGAGTAGGCGCGGTCGCGCAGCAGGATCAGCTTGCGATCCTCGGGCGCGGCCTGGCGGGCCTCTTGGACCACGGCGTGCAGGTTGTGCGCCGCACGGACCAGCGGGTTGAGGGACGTGAGGATGGCGAAGTAGTCCTCCGCGGTGGAGGAATCGTGGTCTTGCTGCTCGATCTCGTCGGCGAGGGCCTCGTACTCGTCGATCAGCTCGCCGATGGCGTGCTTCTCGTGCGTGAGCGACTGCGGCTTCCACAGCCCCTCGTCGCTCCGCCAGAAGAGCCGGCCGCGTCGGTAGGGGTCGCCCGTGCGGGGCGGGGCGTGGAGCACCAGCAGCAGGTGACCGTCGGCCTCCATGAGCCGCTGCCGGCCCGCCTCGTCCCCCAGCCGATCGCGGAAGACCTGCGGCACCCCCCAGCCGGCCGGCAGCATGGGCTCGGCGACGGGTTGTTTCTTCTTATCGGTCGGTGTCGGCATGGCTCCCGCCTGGAGGTGCGTAGCTCGTTTGCGTGCGTTACGATTTTGACTCCCCGATCTTGGAGAAGAAACCATGAAACTCGCCGATTTTCGTTCCGCGCTCGAAGCCAACCCCGACTGCTCGCTGAGGGTCGCTTTTGGCCAGGACGCTCTCGCGGCCCATTTCCATGTGACCGAGGTCGGCCGTGTCACCAAGGACTTCGTCGATTGCGGCGGTGTGAGGCGGAGTGAGACGCGTTGCGTGCTGCAGACGCTCGTCGCCGGCGACACGGACCACCGTCTGAACTCGACGAAGCTCGCGAAGATCGTCGCTCTGGCGGACGTGCTCGACCTGCCGGGCGAGGCGTCGGTTGAGGTCGAGCACCAAGAGCGGAGCGTGTCGACCGACCTGCTGGACGCCGTCGAGCGCGAGGGCGACACCCTCACGCTGCGACTCGCCCCGAAGCAGACCGCCTGCCTCGCGGAGGACGCCTGCGGCATCGGCGTTGGCTTGCCAACGTTGCCGCTCGCCGACGGCTGCTGCGGCGGGGGCTCTTGCGACTAGCCAGAGACCGGGGTCCCTGAAGCGCGGTGCGGCGCCTTGCGATGCGTACGCCCCTGGCGGCGGTCCGCAGACGCTGCTGCGCTGCGCGTTGCTTCTTGTTGCCGAGAGGCGTTAGGAGAGTTAATCGAGACGATTGTCTCGCGGCAAGAATCAGTTACTTGCCTCAGGGCGTCGGGTAACCGCCGGTCGAAAAATTGCGACTAGGTAATTGGTCGCCTAGAATGACGCAATCGCCGAGTCGGTGAGCCGGGACCGTATCGATGGCCCGCGCCCGCGGCGAACTCTTCAGGATCCGAGATGTTGGGCTTTCAGTTGAACAGTTACCGGGTGTGCCAAGCCGTCATCGGCAAGAACCTCCCGCCCCGTCTAACGACGATGAGCGTTGTTCCTAATCGGCGGTGGGGGGTCGTGGCCTTGTGGGCGTTGCTCGCCTGGCCGGCGTTGGGTTTGGACCCCAACATCTCGGGCTGGGATCGTGTCTGGGTCGACCCTTTCAACGGGTCGTCCGTCAACACCGGCCGGTGGGAGGTCGCCGATCGTGAGTTCAGCCCGAACAACGAACTCCAGTACTACCACCCGGATCAGGTCTCGGTCGGAAACGGCCAGCTGACCATCACCGCGTCGAACCAGCCCCTGGGCGCTCAGCCCTATCGCTCTGGCTTGATCCGCACGTGGCAAGAGCACCGCTACGGTCGTTGGGAAGTCCGCGCCGACCTGCCCTTTGGCAAGGGGATGTGGCCGGCGATTTGGCTGCTGCCACGCGACCTGGGAACGGCTCCGTGGCCGACCGGGGGCGAGATCGACATCATGGAGAACGTCGGCAACGACACGTTCTTCGTGAAGGGCTCGTACCACTACAACTGGACTCCCGGCTCGCCGATCACGAGCAACGCGGACTACCGGACCGGCGAGGACTTCGCCGCGGGGATGCACGACTACGCGGTGGAGTGGGACCCGGACCAGCTCCGCTTCTACGTCGATGACAATCTCTACCACGTGGTCGACAACCCGATCCAGCCGCAAGAACAGCCGATGAGCCTCATCATCAACCTCGCCGTCGGCGGGGATTGGCCCGGTTCGCCGGACGGATCAACTCAGTTCCCGCAGACGTTCGACATCGACCACGCTATCTACTGGACGCGCGACGAGACCGAGCTGATCAACCCCGACTTCGACCGATCGGGGTGGGGGCTCAACGGGTGGGACGTCTTCGGCAACGAGATCGATAACGTCACGGCTCAAACCGAGGCGGCGCTCGACGGGACGCACGCGCTGAAGCTGTTTGGACAATTTAACGGCTCTCAGAACTATTCGGGCGTCGCCCAGGGCATCGCGGTCACCCCGGGGCAGGACATCGTCGCGGAGGCCAACGCCTTCGTGCGCAGCGAGGACTCGATCTTCGCCACCGACAACGAAGTCCTCATGAAACTGGAGTACTACCGCGTCTTCGACGGCTTGCACGGCGGCGCCGACTTCCTCGGCGAGGAGGTGTTGCCGATCGCGGATGGGAGCACGGTCGAGGACGTCTGGGCTTCGCACCAAATCATCGGTGTGGTCCCGGATGACGCGGTCGAAGCCCGGGTCAGTTTCCTGTTCAACCAGCCGGGTACCGCCGGCGGCGCCGTTCACGTCGACGCCGTCTCGCTGCTGGCGACCGACCCCATCCCGCTCTCGGGCGACTACAACGGCGACGGCGTTGTCGACGCGGCCGACTACACCACCTGGCGGGACGGTGACTCTGTCGATGGCAGCCCGGCCGGCTACACCCGCTGGGCAAGCAACTACGGCGCCGTGGACGACGCCCCCTTGGCCGTTCCGGAGCCGGCGGGCGCGGTGCTGT
It encodes the following:
- a CDS encoding CorA-like Mg2+ transporter protein, encoding MPTPTDKKKQPVAEPMLPAGWGVPQVFRDRLGDEAGRQRLMEADGHLLLVLHAPPRTGDPYRRGRLFWRSDEGLWKPQSLTHEKHAIGELIDEYEALADEIEQQDHDSSTAEDYFAILTSLNPLVRAAHNLHAVVQEARQAAPEDRKLILLRDRAYSLTRRIELLQQDSKSTLDFVIARRAEEQADSARRQARAAHRLNLLAALFFPLATLTSLFGVQFAHGLESFDAANAPMPFLALIAVGLVLGAILAAFIGRK
- the bglA_1 gene encoding Beta-glucanase precursor translates to MLGFQLNSYRVCQAVIGKNLPPRLTTMSVVPNRRWGVVALWALLAWPALGLDPNISGWDRVWVDPFNGSSVNTGRWEVADREFSPNNELQYYHPDQVSVGNGQLTITASNQPLGAQPYRSGLIRTWQEHRYGRWEVRADLPFGKGMWPAIWLLPRDLGTAPWPTGGEIDIMENVGNDTFFVKGSYHYNWTPGSPITSNADYRTGEDFAAGMHDYAVEWDPDQLRFYVDDNLYHVVDNPIQPQEQPMSLIINLAVGGDWPGSPDGSTQFPQTFDIDHAIYWTRDETELINPDFDRSGWGLNGWDVFGNEIDNVTAQTEAALDGTHALKLFGQFNGSQNYSGVAQGIAVTPGQDIVAEANAFVRSEDSIFATDNEVLMKLEYYRVFDGLHGGADFLGEEVLPIADGSTVEDVWASHQIIGVVPDDAVEARVSFLFNQPGTAGGAVHVDAVSLLATDPIPLSGDYNGDGVVDAADYTTWRDGDSVDGSPAGYTRWASNYGAVDDAPLAVPEPAGAVLLTLGLLGPVSRRRR